Proteins encoded by one window of Pseudorca crassidens isolate mPseCra1 chromosome 3, mPseCra1.hap1, whole genome shotgun sequence:
- the LRRTM2 gene encoding leucine-rich repeat transmembrane neuronal protein 2 isoform X2: protein MQAPMCSEEWLSSLHPELFYGLRKLQTLHLRSNSLRTIPVRLFWDCRSLEFLDLSTNRLRSLARNGFAGLIKLRELHLEHNQLTKINFAHFLRLSSLHTLFLQWNKISNLTCGMEWTWGTLEKLDLTGNEIKAIDLTVFETMPNLKILLMDNNKLNSLDSKILNSLRSLTTVGLSGNLWECSPRICALASWLGSFQGRWEHSILCHSPDHTQGEDILDAVHGFQLCWNLSTTVTAMATTYKDPTTEYTKRISSSSYHVGDKEIPTTAGIAVTTEEHFPEPDNAIFTQRVITGTMALLFSFFFIIFIVFISRKCCPPTLRRIRQCSMIQNHRQLRSQTRLHMSNMSDQGPYNEYEPTHEGPFIIINGYGQCKCQQLPYKECEV from the exons ATGCAGGCTCCAATGTGctcagaagaatgg CTGTCATCTCTGCACCCAGAGCTCTTCTATGGCCTCCGGAAGCTACAGACCTTGCATTTACGGTCCAACTCCCTGCGGACTATCCCAGTACGCCTGTTCTGGGACTGTCGTAGTCTGGAGTTTCTGGATTTGAGCACAAACCGTTTGCGAAGTTTGGCTCGCAATGGATTTGCAGGATTAATCAAACTGAGGGAGCTTCACCTAGAGCACAACCAGCTGACGAAGATTAATTTTGCTCATTTCCTACGGCTTAGCAGTCTGCACACACTCTTCTTACAATGGAACAAAATTAGCAACTTGACATGTGGGATGGAGTGGACCTGGGGCACTTTAGAAAAGCTAGACCTGactggaaatgaaataaaagccatcGACCTGACAGTGTTTGAAACGATGCCTAATCTTAAAATACTCCTCATGGATAACAACAAGTTAAACAGCCTTGATTCCAAGATCTTAAACTCCCTGAGATCCCTCACAACCGTTGGCCTCTCTGGCAATCTGTGGGAATGCAGCCCTCGAATATGTGCTTTGGCCTCCTGGCTGGGCAGTTTCCAAGGTCGGTGGGAGCATTCCATCCTATGCCACAGCCCCGACCACACCCAAGGAGAGGATATACTAGATGCAGTCCACGGATTTCAGCTCTGCTGGAATTTATCAACCACTGTCACCGCCATGGCTACAACTTATAAAGATCCAACCACTGAATATACAAAAAGAATAAGCTCATCAAGTTACCATGTGGGAGACAAAGAAATCCCAACTACTGCGGGCATAGCAGTTACTACTGAGGAACACTTTCCCGAACCAGACAATGCCATCTTCACTCAGCGGGTAATTACGGGAACAATggctttattgttttctttcttttttattatttttatagtgttCATCTCCAGGAAGTGCTGCCCTCCCACTTTAAGAAGAATTAGGCAGTGCTCAATGATTCAGAACCACAGGCAGCTCCGATCCCAAACACGACTCCATATGTCAAACATGTCAGACCAAGGACCATATAATGAATATGAACCCACCCATGAAGGACCCTTCATCATCATTAATGGTTATGGACAGTGCAAGTGTCAGCAGCTGCCATACAAAGAATGTGAAGTATAA
- the LRRTM2 gene encoding leucine-rich repeat transmembrane neuronal protein 2 isoform X1, producing MGLHFKWPLGAPMLAAIYAMSMVLKMLPALGMACPPKCRCEKLLFYCDSQGFHSVPNTTDKGSLGLSLRHNHITELERDQFASFSQLTWLHLDHNQISTVKEDAFQGLYKLKELILSSNKIFYLPNTTFTQLINLQNLDLSFNQLSSLHPELFYGLRKLQTLHLRSNSLRTIPVRLFWDCRSLEFLDLSTNRLRSLARNGFAGLIKLRELHLEHNQLTKINFAHFLRLSSLHTLFLQWNKISNLTCGMEWTWGTLEKLDLTGNEIKAIDLTVFETMPNLKILLMDNNKLNSLDSKILNSLRSLTTVGLSGNLWECSPRICALASWLGSFQGRWEHSILCHSPDHTQGEDILDAVHGFQLCWNLSTTVTAMATTYKDPTTEYTKRISSSSYHVGDKEIPTTAGIAVTTEEHFPEPDNAIFTQRVITGTMALLFSFFFIIFIVFISRKCCPPTLRRIRQCSMIQNHRQLRSQTRLHMSNMSDQGPYNEYEPTHEGPFIIINGYGQCKCQQLPYKECEV from the exons atgg GCTTACATTTCAAGTGGCCATTAGGGGCCCCTATGCTGGCAGCAATATATGCAATGAGTATGGTTTTAAAAATGCTGCCTGCCCTGGGTATGGCATGTCCACCCAAATGCCGCTGTGAGAAGCTGCTCTTCTACTGCGACTCTCAGGGCTTCCACTCGGTGCCAAACACCACAGACAAGGGCTCTCTGGGCCTGTCCCTGAGGCACAATCACATCACAGAGCTTGAAAGGGATCAATTTGCCAGCTTCAGTCAACTTACCTGGCTCCACTTAGACCATAATCAAATATCAACAGTAAAAGAAGATGCTTTTCAAGGACTATATAAACTTAAGGAATTAATCTTAAGttccaacaaaatattttatttaccaaacaCAACTTTTACCCAACTGATTAACCTGCAAAATTTGGACCTGTCTTTTAATCAGCTGTCATCTCTGCACCCAGAGCTCTTCTATGGCCTCCGGAAGCTACAGACCTTGCATTTACGGTCCAACTCCCTGCGGACTATCCCAGTACGCCTGTTCTGGGACTGTCGTAGTCTGGAGTTTCTGGATTTGAGCACAAACCGTTTGCGAAGTTTGGCTCGCAATGGATTTGCAGGATTAATCAAACTGAGGGAGCTTCACCTAGAGCACAACCAGCTGACGAAGATTAATTTTGCTCATTTCCTACGGCTTAGCAGTCTGCACACACTCTTCTTACAATGGAACAAAATTAGCAACTTGACATGTGGGATGGAGTGGACCTGGGGCACTTTAGAAAAGCTAGACCTGactggaaatgaaataaaagccatcGACCTGACAGTGTTTGAAACGATGCCTAATCTTAAAATACTCCTCATGGATAACAACAAGTTAAACAGCCTTGATTCCAAGATCTTAAACTCCCTGAGATCCCTCACAACCGTTGGCCTCTCTGGCAATCTGTGGGAATGCAGCCCTCGAATATGTGCTTTGGCCTCCTGGCTGGGCAGTTTCCAAGGTCGGTGGGAGCATTCCATCCTATGCCACAGCCCCGACCACACCCAAGGAGAGGATATACTAGATGCAGTCCACGGATTTCAGCTCTGCTGGAATTTATCAACCACTGTCACCGCCATGGCTACAACTTATAAAGATCCAACCACTGAATATACAAAAAGAATAAGCTCATCAAGTTACCATGTGGGAGACAAAGAAATCCCAACTACTGCGGGCATAGCAGTTACTACTGAGGAACACTTTCCCGAACCAGACAATGCCATCTTCACTCAGCGGGTAATTACGGGAACAATggctttattgttttctttcttttttattatttttatagtgttCATCTCCAGGAAGTGCTGCCCTCCCACTTTAAGAAGAATTAGGCAGTGCTCAATGATTCAGAACCACAGGCAGCTCCGATCCCAAACACGACTCCATATGTCAAACATGTCAGACCAAGGACCATATAATGAATATGAACCCACCCATGAAGGACCCTTCATCATCATTAATGGTTATGGACAGTGCAAGTGTCAGCAGCTGCCATACAAAGAATGTGAAGTATAA